The uncultured Cohaesibacter sp. genome window below encodes:
- a CDS encoding M20/M25/M40 family metallo-hydrolase, protein MSEALDLARNLDDKTCIDILSDVVSHKSYSETEGERKLAEHVASIMEKMGLEVELMPVVGDRVNAIGRWRGTGGGKSLLFNGHLDTNPVTEGWTVDPWGGLVDDEFIYGIGVSNMKAGDMASLCAVKTLIDNGKRLKGDVILTYVIGELQGGIGTLAAVNAGLRADYFINSEPSDLQAITMHAAAFTFTIELEGITRHLSKREAGVDAIMAACALIPELNEMTFSDAPSEEHRSVNRVHVGVVHGALGKELHEWRPPQVADYVRIKGSGRYGPGQTRENAVKDMRKKLDELEARFPGLKATVTPETRKGQPTMPAFEVAKDARIVTALNGAYKAVRGEDQPTGAIAPPAYFGTDAGHLWAVGGMEGVVCGPGGKFNTMPDERVEIVDYLDMIRVYLMTMADICEME, encoded by the coding sequence ATGAGTGAAGCCCTCGATCTGGCGCGCAATCTTGATGACAAAACCTGTATCGACATTCTGTCCGACGTCGTCAGCCACAAGAGCTATTCGGAAACCGAAGGCGAGCGCAAACTGGCCGAGCATGTCGCATCGATCATGGAGAAGATGGGACTGGAAGTTGAACTGATGCCTGTGGTGGGCGACCGCGTCAATGCCATCGGGCGTTGGCGCGGTACCGGCGGCGGCAAGAGCCTGCTGTTCAATGGCCATCTCGACACCAATCCGGTTACCGAAGGCTGGACCGTCGATCCGTGGGGTGGGCTCGTTGATGACGAGTTCATCTATGGGATCGGCGTTTCCAATATGAAGGCCGGTGACATGGCCTCGCTCTGTGCTGTCAAGACATTGATCGACAATGGTAAACGGCTGAAGGGTGATGTCATCCTGACCTATGTGATCGGCGAATTGCAGGGCGGGATCGGCACCCTGGCTGCGGTGAATGCCGGTCTCCGGGCTGACTATTTCATCAACTCCGAGCCGTCCGACCTGCAGGCAATCACCATGCATGCGGCAGCGTTCACCTTCACCATCGAGCTTGAAGGCATTACCCGTCATCTCTCCAAGCGTGAAGCCGGTGTCGATGCCATTATGGCAGCCTGTGCCCTTATCCCGGAACTCAACGAGATGACCTTCTCGGATGCGCCATCCGAGGAACACCGGTCGGTCAACCGCGTTCATGTTGGCGTGGTGCACGGAGCTCTTGGCAAGGAGCTGCATGAATGGCGCCCTCCGCAGGTGGCCGACTATGTGCGCATCAAGGGCTCGGGTCGTTATGGACCCGGCCAAACCCGCGAAAATGCTGTCAAGGATATGCGCAAGAAGCTTGATGAGCTGGAAGCGCGCTTCCCCGGCCTCAAGGCAACCGTGACGCCGGAAACCCGGAAAGGGCAACCGACCATGCCAGCCTTCGAGGTTGCCAAGGATGCCCGTATCGTCACTGCGCTCAACGGTGCCTACAAGGCCGTGCGCGGTGAAGATCAGCCCACCGGCGCCATTGCCCCTCCGGCCTATTTCGGCACGGATGCTGGCCATCTATGGGCTGTTGGCGGCATGGAAGGGGTCGTCTGCGGGCCGGGTGGCAAGTTCAATACCATGCCGGATGAACGGGTCGAGATTGTCGACTATCTCGACATGATCCGGGTCTATCTGATGACCATGGCCGATATCTGTGAAATGGAGTAG
- a CDS encoding ABC transporter permease codes for MPKSFLAPNALVGVVLLLFTLAIAIAGPLLAPYDPQAFDALNRLQGPSMTHLLGTDQFGRDLLSRILNGAPTTVLFGVFATLLGVSIGAVIGVVAGVAGGWVDNAIMRILDGLLAVPELLFTLLIVTVLGGGMGQAMLAVAVAFAPGMARISRSAVLSVRTRDYVRAAVARGESGIYIVVREVLPNALGPIIVESTIRVSFAIMIGATLGFLGLGAQPPSTEWGLMVAEARQFMFRNPWCVAIPGMFIAMSALGFNLFGDALRDSLDPRRSH; via the coding sequence ATGCCTAAAAGCTTTCTGGCACCCAACGCTCTCGTTGGCGTCGTTCTTCTGCTCTTCACGCTGGCAATCGCCATTGCCGGTCCGTTGCTTGCTCCCTATGACCCACAGGCCTTCGATGCCCTGAACCGGCTTCAGGGACCGTCGATGACCCATCTTCTGGGAACGGACCAGTTCGGTCGCGATCTGTTGTCACGGATTCTCAATGGCGCTCCGACGACCGTTCTGTTCGGTGTGTTCGCAACATTGCTCGGCGTCAGCATCGGTGCAGTCATCGGTGTTGTGGCCGGTGTCGCAGGCGGTTGGGTCGACAATGCCATCATGCGCATTCTGGACGGTCTGCTTGCCGTACCGGAACTGCTGTTCACGCTGCTGATCGTCACCGTGCTTGGCGGTGGCATGGGGCAGGCCATGCTGGCGGTCGCCGTTGCCTTTGCGCCCGGCATGGCGCGCATCTCGCGCAGTGCCGTGCTGTCGGTGCGAACCCGTGATTATGTCCGCGCTGCCGTGGCGCGCGGGGAATCCGGAATCTACATCGTGGTCCGCGAAGTGCTACCCAATGCGCTTGGTCCCATCATCGTGGAATCCACCATCCGCGTGTCCTTTGCCATCATGATTGGCGCCACCCTCGGCTTTCTTGGGCTTGGGGCGCAGCCTCCGAGCACAGAATGGGGGTTGATGGTTGCCGAAGCACGTCAATTCATGTTCCGCAATCCATGGTGTGTGGCTATTCCCGGCATGTTCATTGCCATGTCCGCGCTCGGTTTCAACCTGTTTGGCGATGCCCTGCGCGACAGCCTTGACCCTCGAAGGAGCCATTGA
- a CDS encoding ABC transporter permease produces the protein MTIGYLFRRLLSILLVLVIVTFAVFAITAVLPGNAAIMILGEYATPDAVAALEKQLHLDLPWYMQYLSWVSGVIHGDFGMSLRLSLPVSDVVGEAFVNSAVLAGTALVLVTIIAIPLGAIAAVSRGKVMDLLLAVFSYMGSALPEFVTATLLLVVFAAPKTGIFPAGGFTAPWVSIPDFLAHVVLPAVTLGLVLMAHISRQVRSEMSEVLSSDFIRAARLKGLNEKRVIWRHALPNSLAPAVAVISLDIGYLLGGIIVVEEIFAWPGLGRLLIYALENRDLPVIQAVTLLLATVYALSNFLSDVIIAILDPRVRYA, from the coding sequence ATGACAATCGGATATCTATTCCGCCGGTTGCTGTCCATTCTCCTTGTTCTGGTCATCGTCACTTTTGCGGTTTTCGCGATTACGGCGGTGCTCCCGGGCAACGCCGCCATCATGATATTGGGCGAATATGCTACGCCCGATGCGGTGGCGGCGTTGGAGAAGCAGCTTCATCTCGACCTGCCCTGGTACATGCAGTATCTGAGCTGGGTGAGCGGCGTCATTCACGGTGACTTCGGCATGTCATTGCGTCTATCCCTGCCCGTATCGGACGTTGTTGGCGAAGCTTTCGTCAATTCCGCCGTGCTGGCAGGAACGGCGCTTGTGCTGGTTACCATCATCGCGATCCCTCTTGGAGCCATCGCTGCGGTCAGCCGTGGCAAGGTGATGGATCTCCTGTTGGCTGTCTTCAGCTACATGGGATCGGCCTTGCCGGAATTCGTGACGGCAACGCTGTTGCTGGTCGTTTTCGCTGCGCCAAAGACGGGTATATTCCCGGCCGGTGGTTTTACCGCTCCGTGGGTCAGCATTCCGGATTTCCTTGCCCATGTCGTGCTGCCTGCAGTCACGCTCGGCCTGGTGCTGATGGCGCATATTTCCCGTCAGGTGCGGTCGGAAATGTCCGAGGTTCTGTCATCGGATTTCATTCGCGCAGCGCGCCTCAAGGGGCTCAATGAAAAGCGGGTGATCTGGCGTCACGCCCTGCCGAACTCGCTGGCACCTGCCGTTGCGGTCATTTCGCTGGATATCGGCTATCTGCTCGGCGGCATTATCGTCGTCGAGGAAATCTTTGCATGGCCGGGGTTGGGGCGCCTTTTGATCTACGCTCTGGAGAACCGGGATCTGCCGGTCATTCAGGCCGTAACCCTGCTTCTTGCCACAGTCTACGCCCTGTCCAACTTCCTTTCGGATGTGATCATCGCCATACTCGATCCAAGGGTTCGCTATGCCTAA
- a CDS encoding ABC transporter ATP-binding protein, whose amino-acid sequence MSATHVNSHPAREKAAVFDATAPRLSIRNYSLAYATSNGPVKALNNINLEIAPGETHGLVGESGSGKSSMAWSIMRYLPPNAIETHGAIRLAGQELLEMSPRQMIDIRGQRISMVFQDPSTSLNPTMRIGEQISEVLMAHRGLTKAEARAEAEAALARTGITRPKEMLDRYPHEASGGEKQRVVIATAFACEPELIIFDEPTTALDILTARQILDLFNRLREETHVSALYISHDLGLVSRIADKVSVLHHGDLVEHGPVNEVFNNPQDGYTKRLISSVPHPDRWLGVAKPETTAPLLSLDKVSVRYSPLTFKEKVLKAKPEEDQIFWGAKDVSLSVRPGELLGIVGESGSGKSTIAKALTGLNDFTGAVKFGDISVKGRKEISRDYRRKVQIVFQHPDASLNPRQTIGTILSRPLHLYKVVPASEIKNRVRELLELVRLPADYADRLPHQLSGGEKQRVAIARAFAAEPELVICDEVTAALDVSVQASVTELLVNLQKDTGTACIFITHDLNLIRQIAHRIAVMQHGRLVDLFDREDAQAEDRNPYTRALLDAVPVQVSLGVYETEQNDE is encoded by the coding sequence ATGTCAGCAACCCATGTCAACAGCCACCCGGCAAGGGAAAAGGCGGCGGTCTTCGATGCTACGGCTCCGCGACTTTCCATCCGCAACTATTCCCTCGCCTATGCCACCAGCAACGGGCCGGTCAAGGCGCTCAACAACATCAATCTGGAGATCGCTCCGGGTGAAACCCACGGCTTGGTGGGCGAAAGCGGATCGGGCAAGTCTTCTATGGCCTGGTCCATCATGCGCTATCTGCCGCCCAATGCCATCGAAACGCATGGTGCGATCCGACTTGCCGGCCAGGAACTCCTCGAGATGTCGCCTCGTCAGATGATCGACATCCGCGGCCAGCGTATTTCCATGGTCTTTCAGGACCCATCGACCTCGCTCAATCCGACGATGCGCATCGGGGAACAGATTTCCGAAGTGCTGATGGCTCATCGCGGTCTGACCAAGGCCGAGGCGCGTGCAGAGGCGGAAGCGGCACTGGCCCGAACCGGCATTACGCGTCCGAAGGAAATGCTGGATCGCTATCCCCACGAGGCATCCGGTGGCGAGAAGCAGCGCGTGGTGATTGCCACCGCCTTTGCCTGCGAACCGGAGCTGATCATCTTCGATGAGCCGACGACCGCGCTGGATATCCTGACGGCCCGACAGATCCTTGACCTGTTCAACCGTCTGCGGGAGGAAACCCATGTTTCCGCTCTCTACATTTCGCACGATCTGGGGCTGGTTTCGCGCATCGCCGACAAGGTGTCGGTGTTGCATCATGGCGATCTGGTCGAACATGGCCCGGTCAACGAGGTGTTCAACAACCCGCAGGACGGCTACACCAAGCGCCTGATCAGTTCCGTGCCCCACCCAGACCGCTGGTTGGGAGTGGCAAAGCCCGAAACGACAGCCCCTCTGCTCTCGCTGGACAAGGTCAGCGTGCGCTATTCGCCCCTCACCTTCAAGGAAAAGGTTCTGAAGGCCAAGCCGGAGGAAGACCAGATTTTCTGGGGCGCCAAGGATGTCTCTCTGAGCGTCCGCCCCGGGGAGCTTCTGGGCATCGTTGGCGAAAGTGGATCGGGCAAGTCGACAATCGCCAAGGCCCTGACCGGGCTCAATGATTTCACTGGAGCGGTGAAGTTCGGCGACATTTCGGTCAAGGGACGCAAGGAGATCTCGCGCGATTATCGTCGCAAGGTCCAGATCGTGTTCCAGCATCCCGACGCCTCGCTCAACCCGCGCCAGACTATCGGCACGATCCTGTCGCGCCCGTTGCACCTCTATAAAGTCGTGCCTGCTTCCGAGATCAAGAACCGGGTCCGGGAACTGCTTGAACTGGTGCGACTGCCCGCTGACTATGCCGACCGGTTGCCGCATCAGCTTTCCGGCGGCGAGAAACAGCGAGTGGCCATTGCCCGTGCCTTTGCGGCCGAGCCCGAACTGGTGATCTGTGACGAGGTGACCGCTGCGCTCGACGTGTCGGTGCAGGCTTCGGTGACGGAGCTGCTTGTCAACCTTCAGAAAGACACGGGCACGGCCTGTATCTTCATTACCCACGATCTCAACCTGATCCGCCAGATCGCCCATCGCATTGCTGTCATGCAGCATGGTCGGCTGGTTGACCTGTTCGACCGCGAGGACGCACAGGCAGAGGATCGCAATCCCTACACCAGAGCCCTACTCGACGCAGTGCCTGTTCAGGTTTCGCTCGGCGTATATGAAACGGAGCAAAATGATGAGTGA
- a CDS encoding Xaa-Pro peptidase family protein translates to MLFSLFSFHSRLQLPPFGRDEPVPLFLYSSSCHNSNSTKCVMQFLGRQCEFLWLTFGIPYFKLNATQRSKKDEPLVESLAQPSLPFTREEHASRYKRLCQTVGEAGCEAMLVFAQESMYWLTGFDTGGFVFFQCLVVPADGREPILLTRRPDLVQARQTSTITDIRIWWDSEEADPAQDLKGILAELGLEGKKIAIELNTHGLTGWNLWRVQNALNGWCTLVNDDHMIRRLRLIKSPAEIAYTRKAAEILDNSLLAVIDAARPGVLDSDLKAAYLASILGQGADMPPNAPIFNSGNRAVYGRGVSDPRRIEKQDQVLVEYPVAYRHYNVKTEWTILFGEVSDAHRKMYDVGMETLHRMTEVARPGTTLGEIFDLYANGLDAGGYRRARYGATGYSVGCTYAPTSMDVPPMIYSGNPTQCQPGMTLFYHVMNGDSDTGLAMGVGHTLLITDGAPEVLTALPDDLTVIT, encoded by the coding sequence ATGCTTTTCTCGCTCTTCTCGTTCCACAGTCGTCTCCAGCTGCCGCCTTTCGGCAGGGATGAGCCTGTTCCACTCTTCTTATACTCATCCAGTTGCCACAATTCAAACAGCACAAAATGCGTAATGCAATTTCTTGGCAGACAATGTGAATTCCTGTGGTTGACCTTTGGTATACCATACTTTAAGCTCAATGCAACGCAACGATCGAAAAAGGACGAACCACTCGTGGAAAGCCTTGCTCAACCAAGCCTCCCCTTTACAAGAGAGGAGCACGCTTCTCGCTACAAGCGGCTGTGTCAGACGGTCGGAGAAGCCGGCTGTGAAGCCATGCTGGTATTTGCTCAAGAGAGCATGTACTGGCTTACGGGCTTTGATACTGGCGGATTTGTCTTCTTTCAGTGCCTTGTTGTCCCTGCAGATGGTCGTGAGCCGATTCTTCTGACCAGACGCCCCGATCTGGTGCAGGCCAGACAGACCAGCACGATCACAGATATCCGCATCTGGTGGGATTCGGAGGAAGCCGACCCGGCACAGGATCTCAAGGGTATCCTTGCCGAGCTTGGCCTTGAGGGCAAAAAAATCGCCATCGAGCTGAATACGCATGGTCTGACCGGTTGGAACCTGTGGCGTGTGCAGAACGCACTCAATGGCTGGTGCACGCTGGTCAATGACGACCACATGATTCGCCGTCTTCGCCTGATCAAGTCTCCCGCAGAAATCGCCTACACCCGCAAGGCTGCGGAAATTCTCGATAACTCGCTTCTGGCTGTCATTGATGCAGCGAGGCCGGGCGTTCTCGATAGCGATCTGAAGGCTGCCTATCTTGCCTCGATCCTTGGTCAGGGTGCCGACATGCCGCCCAATGCCCCGATCTTCAACTCGGGCAACCGTGCCGTCTATGGCCGTGGTGTGTCTGATCCGCGCCGGATCGAAAAGCAGGATCAGGTGCTGGTGGAATATCCTGTTGCCTATCGACATTACAACGTGAAGACCGAGTGGACGATCCTGTTCGGTGAAGTCTCCGACGCCCATCGCAAGATGTATGATGTGGGCATGGAGACGCTGCACCGGATGACGGAAGTGGCTCGACCCGGCACCACGCTTGGCGAGATTTTCGATCTCTATGCCAATGGTCTGGATGCTGGGGGCTATCGTCGGGCCCGCTACGGCGCGACGGGCTATTCGGTCGGCTGCACCTATGCACCGACCAGCATGGATGTACCGCCGATGATCTATTCGGGCAACCCGACCCAATGCCAGCCCGGCATGACCCTTTTCTACCATGTCATGAACGGTGACAGTGACACCGGACTTGCCATGGGTGTTGGCCACACCCTGTTGATCACAGATGGGGCCCCTGAAGTCCTGACCGCTTTGCCAGATGATCTGACCGTGATCACCTGA
- a CDS encoding ABC transporter substrate-binding protein, whose product MSKFTISRRGVMLGMAAAGLIPMTSIGMASAATPKAGGILKVSHSTRIATLNPLTLSGPAEYPCLDMLYSGLTRIGVDNKPMADLAESWEGSEGATVFTFKLRKGITFHDGSALTADDVVATYEAILNPDRPASARSVLTMIDSVTAADDLTVVFKLKSPFADLPTATAHANARIVSRKALEADPATLETTVNGTGPFKLETYDSAQMVRLVKNESYFIPGKPYLDAVEMHLFPDLAAETANFLNGQMDVMLTVQQADYERIAGSAGIEAKRIPSGRFVNVVMRHDAKPWSDVRVRKALAMAVDRQMLVDVILEGLGRPAYDNILSPEYQYVIDSPEIPYDPAAAKALLAEAGYPDGLKVTMVASNRPAIRAQVAVAIKQMALPAGFDIEVETMPHDTYLANVWMKGDFYIGYWGMQPTADAAFRLLMTSDASYEDSAWKNKEFDALVDEGRATLDPAKRAEIYAKAQQMMLDDQVYIIPFWEDLLTASSDKTEGYNLAPINRYFYFENVWLDK is encoded by the coding sequence ATGAGCAAATTTACGATTTCCCGCCGCGGAGTAATGTTGGGCATGGCCGCAGCCGGCCTTATTCCCATGACCAGCATCGGCATGGCTTCTGCCGCTACCCCGAAGGCCGGGGGCATTCTGAAGGTCAGCCATTCCACCCGTATTGCAACGCTGAACCCGCTGACCCTGTCCGGACCGGCCGAATATCCGTGTCTCGACATGCTCTATTCCGGTCTTACCCGCATTGGCGTCGACAACAAGCCGATGGCCGATCTGGCTGAAAGCTGGGAAGGCAGCGAGGGCGCAACCGTCTTCACGTTCAAGCTGCGCAAGGGTATTACCTTCCATGATGGCTCCGCATTGACCGCCGATGATGTGGTCGCGACCTACGAAGCCATCCTCAATCCGGATCGTCCGGCCTCTGCCCGTTCGGTTCTGACCATGATCGACAGTGTCACCGCTGCCGATGATCTGACGGTTGTGTTCAAGCTCAAGTCTCCGTTTGCCGACCTTCCGACGGCCACTGCCCATGCCAACGCCCGCATCGTGTCGCGCAAGGCGCTGGAAGCTGATCCGGCAACGCTGGAAACCACCGTCAACGGTACTGGTCCCTTCAAGCTGGAAACCTACGACAGCGCCCAGATGGTCCGTCTGGTCAAGAACGAGAGCTACTTCATCCCTGGCAAACCCTATCTTGATGCGGTTGAAATGCATCTCTTCCCTGATCTTGCCGCTGAAACCGCCAACTTCCTCAATGGCCAGATGGACGTCATGCTGACGGTTCAGCAGGCCGATTATGAGCGTATCGCCGGGTCTGCTGGCATTGAAGCCAAACGTATTCCGTCAGGCCGTTTCGTCAACGTGGTGATGCGTCACGACGCCAAGCCATGGAGCGATGTTCGTGTGCGCAAGGCACTGGCCATGGCTGTTGACCGCCAGATGCTGGTGGATGTCATTCTGGAAGGTTTGGGCCGTCCGGCCTATGACAACATCCTGTCGCCGGAATATCAGTATGTCATCGACTCTCCGGAAATCCCGTATGATCCTGCAGCCGCAAAGGCCCTGCTGGCCGAAGCCGGGTATCCGGATGGCCTCAAGGTCACCATGGTTGCTTCCAACCGTCCTGCCATTCGTGCGCAGGTTGCTGTTGCCATCAAGCAGATGGCTCTGCCAGCGGGCTTCGACATCGAGGTCGAAACCATGCCGCACGACACCTATCTGGCCAATGTCTGGATGAAGGGCGACTTCTACATCGGTTACTGGGGCATGCAGCCGACCGCTGACGCGGCCTTCCGCCTGCTCATGACTTCCGATGCGTCTTATGAAGACTCCGCCTGGAAGAACAAGGAGTTCGACGCTCTTGTTGATGAAGGCCGCGCAACTCTCGATCCTGCCAAACGTGCGGAAATCTATGCCAAGGCTCAGCAGATGATGCTCGATGACCAGGTCTATATCATCCCGTTCTGGGAAGACCTTCTGACCGCATCCAGCGACAAGACCGAGGGCTACAATCTGGCTCCGATCAACCGCTATTTCTACTTCGAAAACGTCTGGTTGGACAAATAG
- a CDS encoding Xaa-Pro peptidase family protein: MFVPKEYTAKTKSGRDVLLRFPAEEYAARLTATRKRMREEGLDALLVFAQESHYWLTGFDTAGYVFFQAGVITADDSETVVLTRTPDKRQAEVASLYDEVRIWLNAEDANPAIDLRGILEEKGLKGKKVGIEYASYGLTAFNGRTVDAALQGFCETADGSWIIRGLRLVKSSAELEHVRIAGKLADAAVRATIERIKPGIPDSALIGAAFDAMVTLGGDTPSGGPMINAGAAALFGRDSGIAHMIEEQDQILVELAGSHCRYHVCIENTLTVGPVDPRQERQMGVARDALEEIKANALPGRELGTLDDIHRRVLDKGGFAKARYAACGYALGCTFKPTWMDVPPMIYSGNPLVMQPGMVFFVHIMIPDTDTGLVAGIGQTFAIRETGEPEVFSDLPIELFRC; encoded by the coding sequence ATGTTTGTTCCAAAAGAATATACCGCAAAGACCAAAAGCGGACGGGACGTTTTGCTCCGGTTTCCCGCTGAAGAATACGCCGCTCGCCTCACCGCAACGCGTAAGCGGATGCGGGAGGAAGGGCTCGATGCCCTGCTCGTCTTCGCGCAGGAAAGCCACTATTGGCTGACCGGCTTTGACACGGCTGGCTATGTGTTCTTTCAGGCCGGTGTGATCACCGCCGATGACAGCGAAACCGTTGTGTTGACCCGCACGCCGGACAAGCGGCAGGCCGAAGTTGCCTCGCTCTATGACGAGGTCCGCATCTGGCTCAATGCCGAAGATGCCAATCCGGCCATTGACTTGCGCGGAATTCTTGAAGAAAAGGGCCTCAAGGGCAAGAAGGTCGGTATCGAATATGCCTCCTATGGGCTCACTGCCTTCAATGGACGCACGGTCGATGCGGCACTGCAAGGCTTCTGCGAAACCGCTGACGGCTCGTGGATCATTCGCGGGCTGCGGCTGGTCAAATCCTCCGCCGAGCTGGAACATGTCCGCATCGCAGGCAAGCTCGCCGATGCCGCCGTGCGGGCCACCATTGAACGCATCAAGCCGGGCATCCCGGACAGTGCCCTGATCGGAGCTGCCTTTGATGCCATGGTAACTCTTGGTGGCGATACACCATCCGGTGGACCAATGATCAACGCGGGAGCTGCGGCCCTGTTCGGGCGAGATTCCGGTATTGCCCATATGATTGAGGAACAGGACCAGATTCTGGTGGAACTGGCCGGGTCCCATTGCCGCTATCATGTCTGCATCGAGAATACCCTGACCGTCGGGCCTGTCGATCCGCGTCAGGAACGTCAGATGGGGGTTGCCCGCGATGCTCTTGAGGAGATCAAGGCCAATGCCCTGCCCGGTCGCGAGCTTGGAACCCTTGATGACATCCATCGCCGGGTGCTCGACAAGGGCGGCTTTGCCAAGGCCCGTTATGCTGCCTGTGGCTATGCCCTTGGCTGCACATTCAAGCCGACATGGATGGATGTGCCGCCGATGATCTATTCGGGCAACCCGCTCGTCATGCAGCCGGGCATGGTGTTCTTCGTGCATATCATGATCCCCGACACGGACACCGGTCTTGTTGCCGGTATCGGCCAGACCTTCGCCATCCGCGAAACCGGGGAGCCGGAGGTCTTTTCCGATCTGCCAATCGAACTGTTCCGCTGCTAA
- a CDS encoding GntR family transcriptional regulator has translation MLIETSKRLAQQAYEQILELILTGKAEPGEMLTERRLAETLDMSRTPIRDALLMLESEGLLKRHGSRGLQVKQMRIEDYMEVLQIRQMLEPEAARLAAGRIPTETLADLRQRLERLLEDADKGTARPDRETVRAVDDDLHGAIANMAGNSHLAQIIHSLRRQTQIFDLRSMPERLTSTCREHLTLIDLLEQGRGEEAAEAMREHLDRVRASIIRRLTPQ, from the coding sequence ATGCTGATCGAGACCAGTAAGCGACTGGCCCAACAGGCTTATGAACAGATTCTGGAGCTGATCCTGACAGGCAAGGCGGAGCCGGGCGAAATGCTCACCGAGCGTCGACTTGCGGAGACGCTGGACATGTCCCGCACCCCCATCAGGGATGCCCTGCTGATGTTGGAGAGCGAAGGCCTTCTGAAACGTCATGGCAGTCGCGGACTTCAGGTCAAGCAGATGCGAATCGAGGACTATATGGAAGTGCTCCAGATTCGCCAGATGCTCGAACCCGAAGCAGCAAGGCTCGCGGCCGGGCGCATTCCCACCGAAACGCTTGCCGATTTGCGTCAGCGTCTTGAAAGACTGCTCGAAGATGCCGACAAGGGCACTGCACGCCCGGATCGAGAAACAGTTCGCGCTGTCGACGACGATTTGCACGGCGCGATCGCCAACATGGCGGGCAATTCCCATCTCGCACAGATCATCCACTCGCTCAGACGACAAACCCAGATTTTCGACTTGCGCAGCATGCCTGAGCGCCTGACATCCACCTGTCGGGAACATCTGACCCTCATCGACCTGCTTGAACAGGGCCGGGGCGAAGAAGCAGCGGAAGCGATGCGAGAGCATCTGGACCGCGTTCGCGCCAGTATTATACGGAGACTTACGCCGCAATGA
- a CDS encoding hydantoinase/carbamoylase family amidase produces MTPNTEGAVALEQDGHNQPPADIALARRLFDELEHRTSNAFGFTRPSFGLGEQIAHDMVRREARKLGLETTIDAGCNLYMTLKGRKSGPGLVIGSHLDSVPRGGNFDGAAGVLMGLAVLSGFVKAGITPERDITVMAIRAEESVWFGASYIGSRMAFGLMDSKELMALKRSSDKVSLLSAIEANGGNAAAIAAGEGYLSPETVGMFIEPHIEQGPVLVERKIPIGIVTGIRGSFRFRAARCLGEYGHSGATPRTYRSDAVRAVSTLVVRMDEAWMKLAEEGHDLVVTFSQFYTDPDEAAFSKIAGEVDFSLDVRSEERETLSRMQTILHETVAKIEKEQNVRFHMGTVSTSTPAIMAPGIVKGLERCAEGHGLETLTMPCGAGHDAAVFAGAGVPTGMIFIRNDNGSHNPEEHMEMSDFTKAAELLSAFCLSDPISAL; encoded by the coding sequence ATGACCCCAAACACGGAGGGCGCAGTCGCTCTCGAACAGGATGGACACAACCAGCCCCCCGCCGACATCGCCCTTGCGCGCAGGCTTTTTGACGAGCTGGAACACCGGACCAGCAACGCTTTCGGTTTTACCCGCCCGTCCTTCGGGCTCGGCGAACAGATTGCCCATGACATGGTCAGGCGCGAAGCTCGCAAACTAGGCCTTGAGACGACAATCGATGCTGGCTGCAATCTCTACATGACCCTCAAGGGACGCAAGAGCGGCCCTGGCCTGGTCATCGGGTCCCATCTGGATTCGGTTCCCCGCGGCGGCAACTTCGATGGTGCGGCCGGTGTCCTGATGGGTCTGGCTGTCCTCTCCGGCTTCGTCAAGGCGGGTATCACACCGGAGCGCGACATCACGGTCATGGCCATCCGCGCCGAGGAAAGCGTCTGGTTTGGCGCGTCCTATATTGGCAGCCGCATGGCCTTTGGCCTCATGGACAGCAAGGAACTGATGGCCCTCAAACGCTCGTCCGACAAGGTTTCTCTTCTCTCGGCAATCGAAGCCAATGGCGGCAATGCTGCTGCGATCGCTGCCGGTGAGGGCTATCTGTCCCCTGAGACTGTCGGCATGTTCATCGAGCCCCACATCGAACAGGGGCCGGTACTGGTAGAAAGAAAAATTCCCATTGGCATCGTAACAGGCATCCGCGGCTCATTCCGGTTCCGCGCGGCCCGCTGCCTGGGCGAATATGGTCACTCGGGAGCCACGCCGCGCACCTATCGCTCAGACGCTGTCCGCGCCGTTTCCACACTGGTCGTGCGCATGGATGAAGCATGGATGAAACTGGCCGAAGAAGGGCACGATCTGGTCGTCACCTTCAGCCAGTTTTACACCGACCCGGACGAAGCTGCCTTCAGCAAGATCGCCGGGGAAGTCGACTTTTCCCTAGATGTACGCAGCGAGGAACGGGAAACGCTGAGCCGCATGCAGACCATCCTGCATGAAACCGTCGCCAAGATCGAAAAGGAACAGAATGTAAGGTTCCATATGGGCACGGTATCAACCAGCACACCGGCGATCATGGCGCCCGGGATCGTCAAGGGGCTAGAAAGATGCGCGGAAGGTCATGGTCTCGAAACCCTGACCATGCCCTGCGGCGCAGGCCATGATGCCGCCGTGTTCGCCGGGGCAGGGGTGCCCACGGGAATGATCTTCATTCGCAACGATAACGGCAGTCACAATCCCGAAGAACATATGGAAATGAGCGACTTCACAAAAGCGGCCGAGCTGCTGTCGGCCTTTTGCCTTTCCGATCCCATCTCCGCGCTTTGA